One window of the Chryseobacterium camelliae genome contains the following:
- a CDS encoding class I SAM-dependent methyltransferase, which produces MSILRRLKIAFHSGSTYDCPFCGYHAKSWETVGHDLPVLTEKQVVGGGRRAAGCYRCQSRDRERLLYAYFMEELKIADRKDLAILHIAPEQKLSRLFLKQNFREYICGDLFTKGYEYPDHVQNMNVLDIQYPDHHFDIVICNHVLEHIPEDSKAMSELFRVLKPGGKAVLQVPISKNSLKTVEDFTITNRAQREALFGQFDHVRIYGQDYEQRLRSVGFTINRINISKKYKNMGLNPDEDLFVCEKY; this is translated from the coding sequence ATGTCCATTCTTAGAAGATTAAAAATTGCATTTCACTCAGGTTCAACATATGATTGTCCATTCTGCGGATATCATGCAAAAAGCTGGGAAACGGTAGGTCATGACCTCCCGGTACTTACAGAAAAGCAGGTTGTAGGCGGCGGCAGAAGAGCAGCAGGATGCTACCGGTGTCAATCCAGAGACCGTGAAAGGCTTCTGTACGCCTATTTTATGGAAGAGCTGAAAATTGCTGACCGGAAAGATCTTGCTATTCTGCATATTGCTCCCGAACAGAAGCTTTCAAGGCTTTTCCTTAAGCAGAATTTCAGAGAATATATCTGCGGAGATCTTTTTACGAAAGGATATGAATATCCGGACCACGTACAAAATATGAATGTCCTGGATATACAATATCCCGATCATCACTTCGATATCGTTATCTGCAACCATGTACTGGAACACATTCCTGAAGATTCAAAAGCGATGTCCGAACTTTTCAGGGTATTGAAGCCTGGCGGAAAAGCCGTTCTCCAGGTTCCGATTTCTAAAAACAGCCTGAAAACAGTTGAAGATTTTACCATTACAAACCGTGCTCAGCGTGAAGCTTTATTCGGTCAGTTTGATCATGTGAGAATTTACGGACAGGATTATGAGCAAAGGCTTCGAAGTGTTGGTTTTACGATAAACAGGATCAACATTTCCAAAAAATATAAGAACATGGGACTTAATCCAGATGAAGATCTTTTTGTATGTGAAAAATATTAA
- a CDS encoding glycosyltransferase family 2 protein codes for MTQKIYIIIVTYNAMKWAERCFGSLRNSSVHVNCIVVDNGSSDGTQEYLNANFPEVHVIQSEQNLGFGKANNIGIETAYASGAEFFYLMNQDAWLYRDSIENLLTVYNSHPDKDEIGILSPMHIDGSEKKLDIFLDKYIATNFEHTRLISDLYFRDLKPYYELKFINAAHWLLPKSTVETVGGFNPYFFHYGEDAEYANRVTYHGKKTLLVPGSKVVHDGKQFLNKVDYSVYEDLGVEINIMNPNLDHSFQQEKKALTQSMVKTLLLRKFIDYKNLLQKYRKISKEEGRFKEILKQVTQKKPTFLNIQA; via the coding sequence ATGACGCAGAAAATCTACATCATTATCGTTACCTACAACGCCATGAAATGGGCGGAAAGATGTTTTGGAAGCCTGAGAAATTCTTCCGTACACGTCAACTGTATTGTAGTCGACAATGGATCTTCTGACGGCACTCAGGAATATCTCAATGCGAATTTTCCGGAAGTACATGTAATTCAATCGGAACAGAACCTGGGTTTTGGTAAAGCGAACAATATCGGTATTGAAACAGCCTATGCATCCGGAGCAGAATTCTTTTACCTGATGAACCAGGATGCGTGGCTGTACAGAGACAGTATTGAAAACCTGCTTACGGTATATAACAGCCATCCCGATAAAGATGAAATAGGAATTCTGAGCCCGATGCATATTGACGGAAGCGAAAAGAAACTGGACATTTTCCTGGATAAATACATCGCTACTAATTTTGAACACACACGCCTGATATCAGACTTGTATTTTCGGGATCTGAAACCTTATTATGAGCTGAAATTCATCAATGCAGCGCATTGGTTGCTGCCTAAAAGCACTGTTGAAACGGTAGGAGGGTTCAACCCGTACTTTTTTCATTATGGAGAAGATGCAGAATATGCCAACAGGGTCACTTACCACGGAAAAAAAACACTACTGGTGCCGGGAAGTAAAGTTGTGCATGACGGCAAACAGTTTTTGAATAAGGTTGATTATTCCGTTTATGAAGACTTGGGGGTGGAGATCAATATTATGAATCCCAACCTTGACCACTCTTTCCAACAGGAAAAAAAAGCTCTTACACAAAGCATGGTTAAGACCCTATTATTACGTAAGTTTATTGATTATAAAAATTTATTACAGAAATACAGAAAAATTTCAAAGGAAGAAGGTCGGTTCAAAGAAATACTTAAGCAGGTCACTCAAAAGAAACCGACATTTCTAAATATTCAAGCATAA